The DNA segment AATTTGATCGCCAAACCAAAAGTATTGTCCAAAAAGCTTCTGACATCAACATGGACATTGATGATAAATACGCGAAAACAATTGAAAAACTcgaaaaagaaattacaaaagcTGAATATAATGAACAAATGTTTCAAACAGTCCTTGAATCAGGACTAACAGATGATGTTTTTCGTTGTTTGATGTCGATTCTTGAAGAAATTGAAGAAATCAAGactgaaacagaaaaatattgtgaAGATGTTAAGAAACAAGAAATTGTTATGGTAAAATCTGAGTTTTTGAAGCAGTTAGAGACCAATGACAAGCCGTTGGTTCACTTTAATGTAAAAGCGAAAACAGTCAAACTGagtaaaattgttcaaaatgaacaaactaaaGATTATCTGAAAAATCAAATGCTCACTGTCTGTGAAATAGAAGGTGGAAAGGTCGGCAGTAAAAGTGAAAAACGCCCTATGTTCGATACTTTAGCAAGTTCAAGTGACGAATTGGACAGCGGAAAATGTAACATCGAGGAACGGGTACGCATAAAGAGCGCCACAGAGCAAACTAAAGCTCGTCAAGAAAAAACAGAAAAGTATGAGTTAAAACTAAACCACGGGTTTAGCTTTAGTGTTACAACGTCGGATAGCAAGGTTCCGTGGTTTGGGGGAATAGCATGTCTTCCGGACGAAAGACTAGTTTTATCGGATTTCAGTAATGCTAGACTCATTCTGTTAAACGATGACAATCTGATTTTGACAACAAAGACCCTTGATTATGACCCCGGCCATATAACGCTTCTAAATGCAAATTGTCTGGCAGTCTGCCTGATGAGAACAAACCAGATTCTtttgactgaaataaaaaagaaaactataaaaGAAATCAAGTATGTGCAGACAAAGTTCCATCCAAAGTGTGTGCAGCCGGTGAAAGACAAAATGTTGGTTTCTTGTCAAGATATAAACGGTGGATGGTATCTAAGTGTTATAACTATTCAGGGAGAAGTATGCCAACAGATAAAAGCTAGAGGGCTGTTAGATGGTCACAGAATAGCTGTTCAACCGCTTCAAAGCGGACAAGATGAGTTTCGAATAATTCAGTGTTGTGAGATAACTAACAGACTACAATGCTTTGAGTTTGATGGTTCTTTAACCTTTGATTATGGTGTTGATCGAGTAGCATCTGTGGTCACAGACGCAAATGGTTATATATTTGTTATACGGTACACAGGTGAAATCCAGGTATTAGGTCCAGATGGCGAATTCCTTTTGAAACTATACAGGCAATCTCTATACAAAGCAAAAAATGCTTCGTTCAATCAGGCAATGACAAAACTATTCATAACAATGTTCAAAGATCCAAAAATCCACGTCTTGAACGTAAAACGAACGAAGTGTCATTAGACGTTGAATTTGCTGATGCTTAATGAATGTAAAACGAACGGTGAACCAGTAGATGTTGTGTTTTGCTGAGGCTTGCTAAATGTAAAAGCAAACGTTTTGTCATTAGATATTGAATTTGCTGACGCTTGGTGAATGTGAAACGAACGGTGAACCAGTAGATGTTACGTTTTGCTGAGGCTTGCTAAATGTAACAGCAAACGTTTTGTCATTAGATATTGAATTTGCTGACGCTTGATGAATGTAAAACGAACGGTGAACCAGTAGATGTTGCGTTTGCTGAGGCTTGCTAAATGCCAAAACAAACGCTTTGTCATTAGATATTGAATTTGCTGACGCTTGATGAATGTAAAACGAACAGTGAACAAGTAGATGTTGCATTTGATGAGGCTTGCTAAATGCCAAAACAAACGCTTTGTCATTAGATATTGAATTTGCTGACGCTTGATGAATGTAAAACGAACGGTGAACCAGTAGATGTTGCATTTGATGAGGCTTGCTAAATGCCAAAACAAACGCTTTGTCATTAGATATTGAATTTGCTGACGCTTGATGAATGTAAAACGAACGGTGAACCAGTAGATGTTGTGTTTGCTGAGGCTTGATAAATGCCAAAACAAACGTTTTGTCATTAGATATTAAATTTGCTGACGCTTGATGAATGTTAAACTAACGGTGAACCAGTAGATATTACGTTTGCTGACGCTTGTTAAATTGTAAACAAATGTTTAGTCATTTGATATTGAATTTGCTGACGTATGTTGAATGTTAAACGAACGATGAAACAGTAGATACTACGTTTGCTGACGCTTGCTAAATGTAAAACAAACGCTGAGTCATGTTGACGTTTGTTGAAAGTGAAATGAACGCTTTGTTACTGGATATTGAGTTTGAATTTGCTcacgctttttagctcacctgagcactttttggtcaaggtgagcttttgtgatcgccctgtgtccgtcgtcgtccgtccgtcgtccgtctgtccgtcgtcgacaacaatttgactgttaacactatagaggtcacagttttggccctatgttaatgaaacttggtcagaatgttaccctcaataaaatattgaacgagtttgatattgggtcatttggggtcaaaaactaggtcaccaagtcaaatcaaaggaaaagcttgttaacactctataggtccCAATTTttacccaatcttcatgaaacttggtcagaatgttacccttaataaaatcttggacgagttagatattgggtcatccgggatcaaaaactaggccgccaggtcaaatcaaaggaaaagcttgttaacaatctagaggtcacaattttggcccagtcttaatgaaacttgtcagaatgttaccctgaataaaatcttgggcgAGTTAGATACAGGTgaacgatacagggcctttatggccctcttgtgtaATAAATCAAATGCTGAGTCTTTAGATATTGAATTATCTGACGCTTGTTGAATGTAAAATTACGTGTAATCGTTGCCTTTGCTGACGGTTGTAGCAACAAGCAATTAAAAGTACGGTTTATCGCTAGATGAATGGTTTCTTTGATTCGGCTGTAAATGCAAAAACGCAATCGTTATTTACTAGTGAATTACAAATGTGCATGCATGGCAATGTTATCTATTGTAAACATGCTGATTTTACTCTAtaacaaatgtttacaaatatagaGCAACGAAACAatagtttttaaagattttttaagaatGAAGAGCTGCTACTTTGGACTTCTTATTTccaatgtatgaaaatttttcaaatgaaatgaatttaacAGATATCTAATGCTAATTAGTATGAAAACGTTGAAGAAATGAAAAGTGATGCCTTAAGCCATTTTACTGACGCACTTTAACTTAAGTAAccatagtgttttttttttggggggggggggggggggggggggggggttgcaaGAATTTACTATTAGTTTCGAAAGCTGTAATGTTTTTAAGTGAACATTGAAATCAAACGCAATGATTATGTTCCAGCTGCCGGCCTCTTAATTCTGGacgattatcaaaaaaaaaaaaaacagtaccaTTTATTGTATAGACAAAACTTGTCAATCAGCAAATGGTTTATCACAAAATGCTGGAAATATGCAAGTGTAGTTGAATTATCAAATGATTATTCTTTGTACAAGAATACAAACATAAGTAACGTACGTCAAGTATACAAACGTGCGTCAGCATACATATTTCAATGTTATACATGACCgtagacatttattttttttttacttgttgcAATTCTACTTTATTGTCTTattctatattttattatattattactataGTTCTAAGCTttctatttttcttaattttaaattgttaattCTGTTTCATATTAATGTTATGATTCTGTATTTGAATATTGCAGTGGAATATAATAGACATTCATATACACAATAAATGTAATGTATATATCAAAACCAAATTGTCCATTTCTGTCTTAGAGAGATCTATATTATGTACCAAGTCACAGGGAAATGTATCTCGACTGAACGATATGAATTAAATACATATACTGgaaaattatgaacattaaatgaatgaatgagttgggttttacggcgaaccgacacaaaaaggtcatatatcgccgagaaaaagttaaatgatgAACATTAAAAGGTGATCATATAATAAACCTATAAAAGACCGAGAATTTGCATCTAAAGTTCTGACCTTTTACAATGTTAAAGTCTCAACCATGCGACAACATCCGTACCAACTGCACTAATAGTTTTACATTAATGCACGTGAAAATCAATTTGTTACAAATCAGTCAATAGGCAAATTCGAAATActgtatgtttatttatttttttttatttttgtatcaaagcacttgcttttttttgttgaaattgtagatttacaaagaaatagaTCTTTGTTAAAGCAACAGAAGTGCATTATCAAATGGTCATGAAatctataacaagagggccatgaaggcgctgcatcgctcacctgacctattgacctaaagatcatcaagataatttcattaagatatggtcataaatgtggcctctaaagtgttaaatttttctttgatttgacctggtgacctagtttttgaccccacataacccagattcgaacttgacataaagatcatcatgattaacagtCTGActacgtttcatgaagatatagtcatacaggtgacctctacagtgttaacaagctttccctttgatttgacctggtgacctagattttgaccccagatgacccaatatcaaactcatccaaggttttattcagggtaacattctgaccaaatttctttaagacttagccaaaagtgtgacctcaagagtgttaaccagcttttccttttatttgacctggtgacctagtttttaacccaagatgacccaatatcgaacttatccaagattttattcagggtaaaattctgactaagtttcattaagacagggtcaaaattttgacctctagcgtgttaacaagcttttcctttgatttgagccggtgacctagtttttgaccccagataacccaatatcaaactcatccaagattttcaagattttattgagggcaacattctggccaagtttcattaagattgggccaaaattgtgacctctgatttgacctggtgacctagtttttgatcccagatgacccaatatcaaactcgtccaagatttaatt comes from the Mercenaria mercenaria strain notata chromosome 9, MADL_Memer_1, whole genome shotgun sequence genome and includes:
- the LOC123548075 gene encoding uncharacterized protein LOC123548075, which produces MSVSSILSCEPCKYRGITSSAIKYCSTCQEHLCKECVDFHKSFKMTRGHLLVNTEDQQSLKLSLDMENLRMCKQHSNKSTEFYCWSHDTLLCSLCLLKSEQHRTCNKNIVEIESVGKSLIDGKLTDTAKIELRNMISRIQQVVKEMKEVKESSQKNTDLLKSDIEVIRRKLLEEFDRQTKSIVQKASDINMDIDDKYAKTIEKLEKEITKAEYNEQMFQTVLESGLTDDVFRCLMSILEEIEEIKTETEKYCEDVKKQEIVMVKSEFLKQLETNDKPLVHFNVKAKTVKLSKIVQNEQTKDYLKNQMLTVCEIEGGKVGSKSEKRPMFDTLASSSDELDSGKCNIEERVRIKSATEQTKARQEKTEKYELKLNHGFSFSVTTSDSKVPWFGGIACLPDERLVLSDFSNARLILLNDDNLILTTKTLDYDPGHITLLNANCLAVCLMRTNQILLTEIKKKTIKEIKYVQTKFHPKCVQPVKDKMLVSCQDINGGWYLSVITIQGEVCQQIKARGLLDGHRIAVQPLQSGQDEFRIIQCCEITNRLQCFEFDGSLTFDYGVDRVASVVTDANGYIFVIRYTGEIQVLGPDGEFLLKLYRQSLYKAKNASFNQAMTKLFITMFKDPKIHVLNVKRTKCH